The Pygocentrus nattereri isolate fPygNat1 chromosome 4, fPygNat1.pri, whole genome shotgun sequence genome includes a window with the following:
- the LOC119263285 gene encoding fatty acid-binding protein, brain-like — MEAFFGNWKLVSSENFEEYMRAIGLAEEVVQIGNIVTPVLSIYQDGEKLVMKLKTSVFSSEKSFVLGEEFDENFAGQKYRSVINLDDGKLVQTQKWDGKTTIQTRKIQDGKMILTMSYKDTVAVRTYEKMAD, encoded by the exons ATGGAGGCCTTCTTTGGAAATTGGAAACTGGTCAGCAGTGAAAACTTTGAAGAATACATGAGAGCAATAG gtTTGGCAGAAGAAGTAGTACAAATCGGGAATATAGTTACACCAGTGTTGTCCATTTACCAAGATGGAGAGAAGTTAGTGATGAAACTGAAGACCAGCGTCTTCAGCTCTGAAAAGTCATTCGTACTGGGCGAGGAGTTTGACGAGAATTTTGCCGGCCAAAAATACAGA tcTGTTATTAACCTGGACGACGGCAAATTAGTGCAAACACAGAAATGGGATGGTAAAACGACCATCCAGACCCGCAAGATCCAAGATGGCAAGATGATCTTG ACAATGAGTTATAAAGACACTGTGGCAGTGCGCACCTACGAGAAGATGGCTGATTGA